AAGCGTGGGTGCCAACTCGCCACAGACATGGCGTGGGGGAAGTGTAACGCCAAGAGCGACGTACAACCCCTCGCCTACGACAACGTGCGCGAGGAAACCGACTCGGGAGTCAGCACGCGATCCTCGCAACCCCCAATCCGCACAAGCCATCACCGGCTGTCTCGAACGCCGCCGAACGGCAAGCAGGTCAGTAAACCCACGTTTACCGCACCCACGGTAACGTACGACACTCGAACGATGACGCTGTTCGATGACGATACAGTGTCACTCTCCACGACGGAGAGTCGCGTCCGATGTGACCTTGCTCTCCCTGAAGCCGAGGATGGCTACCAACGGCAGTACCGACTCCGACCACTGGAGCGTCACGGAAAGCACACTCACCGCTCGTGACGGCGACTACTTTTTACACATCGGCTTCCGCCGACCGAAGACTGAAACGGAGCGAGACACCGCCGAGGACGGAACGGTTCTCGGGGTCGATCGGTATTGAAAACCTCGCCGTCACCAGCACAGCACGATTCATCAATGGGCGCGAACTCTCACATAACCTCCGCGAGTTCGAGAAAGTCCGTGCAGGACTCCAACAGACAGGCACGCGAAGCGCCCACAGAACGCTCGAGCAATTAAGTGGACGCGAACTACGATACGTTCGTGACGTGGTTCACCAAGCGTCGAACGCGGTTGTGGATGAAGCACTTCGATACCAGTGCGACGTGATCGCCTTCGAGGACTTGACTGACATCCGCGACCGCACGGGTGCGTCGTGGGGGCACAAGTGGGCGTTCCGAACGCTGTACGAACAGGTGGAGTACAAAGCCGAAGCAGTCGGCATCTCTGTGAAGCAAGTGGGTTCGGCGTACACGTCGCAACGGTGCGCCGAGTGTGGATTCACGGCAGACGAGAATCGCCGAACTCGCACGGACTTCCGGTGCGTGAAATGTGGGTCGGAAGCGAACGCGGATTACAACGCGGCGAAGAACATCGGGATGCGGTATGTCCGTCGAGGCCAACAGTCGTCTCGGCGGACGGGCGACAGTCAACTCGCCCTAAAGTCTGGAACGGTGACGCCAAGTGGCGGATTCACCGCCCACCCGGACGGGTTTGAGGCCGAGCTCACGGACAAGCCCCACCCTCAACGAGCGAAGTCGGTAGACTGAGCGAAGTAGGGTGGGGTCGTTGACACTCCTGAATATTCTCGTCAGTGGGCTCACCGTACGCCTTCTCCGGCGGGATCGTCAGCGTTTCCGTCTCCCCAGCTTCGAGGCCGATCAGTCCCTCTTCCATCCCGTCGATGACCTGCTCGTCACCGATTTCGACCGTCAACGGCGTGTACTCTCGCTCGGGCTGGGCCTCGGCAAGGCCCGTCTCCTCGGCGACAGACTTCCGGGAGGTGTCGAACACTGTTTCGTCGTCGAGTCGGCCCGTGTACTCAAGCGTCACAGAATCGCCAGTAGCAATCGTCATACGAGGACAAGAAGTCCTAGACCGAAAGCCTACGTCCTTGAGTGATGACCGTCTGGCGCGTTCTGAATAAGGTCACCTTCCTACCGAACACGTCACCAGCAATGTGGTGAAGTCGTACGACTCAAACTCTCAGAATCCCGACCTGATGCACAAGCTATACACGTCATAATAGTCTACTCAGCGGTATCGTATGACAGCACTTCGGAAGCATCTATCGAGTCTCACGGATCCCGACGCTGATGCGGCTGCGCAGACGCGTGATACCCTTCTTTCTGAGGTCGATATTCCGACAGGATGGGACGTCGGTGAGACAGACGTCGAAATAGCACAAGACGGGACGCAAGACTGGTTCCTGGTGGCGTTCGAACATCAGTCGGATCCGGACACGAGAGCATCCGTCTTTCTCCTTGAAGGGTCTCATATGCTCCAACTCTACATCGAATCCGCAGATACTGATGAGTGGACTGACCCCACACAGACTCCCGAAGAGATCACAGCAATCCTCCGTCATCACGCATAGAGCTGTTTATTTGTCGGACAGCGAAAGAGCTCAACCTTGTTGGGCAGTTCGTTAATCACGATAGACGACAATAGTGCTGTGTGAGATCAATTACGAAAACGATACTCGTTGGTGGTGGTGTGGTACTTGCCGGCTGGGTTGGATGGGGACTCTACTCGACTAAGAAGGCAGAGTCAGTCCCGTACGAACAGCTACGAAGCATTAACGGCGCAGACATTCGGCGTTATCCGCAGACAGTTCTTGTTGAAACGGCAGCGCCGACGCAACGGATTGCGTTTCAACGCCTCTTCGAGTACATCTCCGGAGCCAACCACGGTGATGAGTCGATCTCGATGACGGCCCCTGTCGAAACCCAATCTGGGGACTCAATTGCGATGACGGCTCCTGTTCGATCAGAGGCAACCGAGACCGACGCTGAGACGATCCGGATGGCGTTCTATCTGCCATCACAGTTCACGCCTGAAACGGCACCGGAACCAACCGACCCAGCTGTTACACTCGTCACTGAACCACAGAAGACGGTCGCTGTGGACCAGTTTTCGTGGTATGCGCCGGAGTGGCGGGTCGAACGGCGGACGGAGAAGCTGCT
The sequence above is a segment of the Halorubrum sp. 2020YC2 genome. Coding sequences within it:
- a CDS encoding heme-binding protein — protein: MRSITKTILVGGGVVLAGWVGWGLYSTKKAESVPYEQLRSINGADIRRYPQTVLVETAAPTQRIAFQRLFEYISGANHGDESISMTAPVETQSGDSIAMTAPVRSEATETDAETIRMAFYLPSQFTPETAPEPTDPAVTLVTEPQKTVAVDQFSWYAPEWRVERRTEKLLATLEDEDIEPDGNPYLLRYNDPWTPPFMRRNEVAVEVVEGE